In Arcobacter sp. F2176, the following are encoded in one genomic region:
- a CDS encoding NADH-quinone oxidoreductase subunit A, whose protein sequence is MSNELLLSAAIFVVIGIVVVSIFILSKFVGPQNKEDKSKNTVYESGVSNPVGGTKLRFSIKFYLVAILFVLFDVEIIFMFPWAVNIRELGFLGLGEMFMFMGLLFAGLIYIYKKKALSWE, encoded by the coding sequence ATGTCAAATGAACTATTATTGTCAGCAGCAATTTTTGTTGTTATAGGTATTGTTGTAGTATCAATATTTATACTTTCAAAATTTGTTGGACCTCAAAACAAAGAGGACAAATCAAAAAATACCGTTTATGAATCTGGTGTAAGTAACCCAGTTGGTGGGACTAAACTTAGGTTTAGTATCAAATTTTATTTAGTAGCAATTTTATTTGTACTATTTGATGTCGAAATAATTTTTATGTTTCCATGGGCTGTAAATATTAGAGAACTAGGATTTTTAGGTCTTGGCGAAATGTTTATGTTTATGGGATTATTATTTGCAGGTTTAATTTACATCTATAAGAAAAAGGCATTATCATGGGAGTAG